In Gossypium raimondii isolate GPD5lz chromosome 12, ASM2569854v1, whole genome shotgun sequence, a single window of DNA contains:
- the LOC105764501 gene encoding NAC transcription factor 29 translates to MERNTSSKSDLPPGFRFHPTDEELIMFYLKNQAKSKPCPVSIIPEVDIYKFDPWQLPDKAEFGENEWYFFSPRDRKYPNGVRPNRATVSGYWKATGTDKAIHSGSKYVGVKKALVFYNGRPPKGVKTNWIMHEYRLSDSHKQIKKHNGSMRLDDWVLCRIYKKKNSAEKIMDHKVEESNTQIDRVGYSNDDSESQELLKFPKTGSYSRLLELDYMGPVSHLLNENTYISSFDFPNTIANTGIEDVEKLQLGNIPYNYSTESGNFQVNQNGILMNPMVYQFQ, encoded by the exons ATGGAAAGAAACACCAGTTCCAAGTCTGACCTTCCTCCTGGTTTCAGATTCCACCCTACAGATGAAGAATTAATCATGTTTTACCTCAAAAACCAGGCCAAATCAAAGCCATGCCCTGTTTCGATAATCCCAGAAGTTGATATTTACAAATTTGATCCATGGCAACTGCCTG ACAAAGCAGAGTTCGGTGAAAATGAATGGTATTTTTTCAGCCCTCGAGATCGAAAGTACCCGAATGGGGTTCGTCCGAACAGAGCCACTGTTTCAGGGTACTGGAAGGCTACTGGCACGGATAAAGCTATACACAGTGGTTCTAAATACGTTGGGGTGAAGAAAGCTCTTGTTTTCTACAATGGCAGACCACCAAAGGGTGTCAAAACTAATTGGATTATGCATGAATATAGATTAAGCGATTCGCATAAACAAATCAAGAAACATAATGGATCCATGAGA TTGGATGATTGGGTACTGTGTAGAATTTACAAGAAGAAGAATTCAGCTGAGAAAATTATGGATCACAAAGTTGAAGAATCAAATACCCAAATTGATAGGGTAGGGTATTCAAATGATGATAGTGAAAGTCAAGAACTGTTGAAATTCCCAAAAACAGGCTCCTATTCTCGTTTGTTGGAGTTGGATTACATGGGTCCAGTTTCCCatcttttaaatgaaaatacatacatttcgAGCTTTGATTTCCCTAACACCATAGCTAATACAGGGATTGAAGATGTTGAGAAGCTACAGCTTGGAAACATACCTTACAATTACAGTACCGAGTCAGGGAATTTTCAAGTGAATCAGAATGGGATCTTAATGAATCCCATGGTGTATCAATTTCAGTAA
- the LOC105764502 gene encoding cytochrome P450 704B1: MEVHDKLFLVFSQGCNMGMVMLACMFISWIFVYRWNQRNRKGPKTWPLIGAVFEQLINYDRMHDWLVEYLSASKTVVVPMPCTTYTYIADPANVEHVLKTKFANYPKGETYHSYMEVLLGDGIFNVDGELWKKQRKTASFEFASKNLRDFSTVVFREYSLQLHSILTQACFHNQEVDMQDLLMRMTLDSICKVGFGVEIGTLAPTLPDNNFARAFDTANIIVTLRFVDPLWKLKRFLNVGSEALLGKSIKVIDDFTYNVIRRRKSEIKEIRESCKTSKIKHDILSRFIELSEDPEGNLTDKSLRDIVLNFVIAGRDTTATTLTWAIYMIMTNARVAEKLYSELKAFEEVQAKEERISLLPCDLEDPESFNQRAVQFAGLLNYDSLGRLYYLHAVITETLRLYPAVPQDPKGILEDDILPDGTKVKAGGMVTYVPYSMGRMEYNWGPDAAVFRPERWLKEGCFQNASPFKFTAFQAGPRICLGKDSAYLQMKMALAILCRFFKFNLVPNHPVKYRMMTILSMEKGLKLKIARQSC, from the exons atggaagTTCATGAcaaactttttttagttttttcacaAGGATGCAACATGGGAATGGTGATGCTAGCTTGCATGTTTATTTCATGGATCTTTGTTTACAGATGGAACCAGAGGAACAGAAAAGGCCCCAAAACATGGCCACTCATCGGAGCAGTGTTCGAACAATTAATTAACTATGATCGAATGCACGATTGGCTCGTCGAATACCTGTCCGCATCGAAAACGGTTGTAGTTCCAATGCCTTGCACAACTTATACTTACATTGCTGATCCTGCTAATGTTGAACATGTACTTAAGACCAAATTTGCCAATTACCCCAAG GGTGAAACGTACCATTCATATATGGAAGTGCTGCTTGGAGATGGGATTTTCAACGTAGATGGTGAGCTATGGAAGAAGCAAAGGAAAACAGCTAGTTTTGAGTTTGCATCAAAGAATTTGAGGGATTTCAGCACTGTAGTATTCAGGGAATATAGTCTACAACTCCATTCTATTCTAACTCAAGCTTGCTTCCATAACCAAGAAGTAGACATGCAG GATTTATTGATGAGGATGACTTTAGACTCCATTTGCAAGGTGGGGTTTGGTGTTGAAATTGGAACTCTGGCTCCCACTTTACCAGATAACAACTTCGCTCGGGCGTTTGATACTGCAAACATCATTGTTACACTGAGGTTCGTTGATCCACTCTGGAAATTGAAAAGATTTCTCAATGTGGGCTCCGAAGCTCTACTTGGAAAGAGCATCAAAGTCATTGATGACTTCACTTACAATGTCATAAGGAGAAGAAAATCTGAGATTAAAGAAATTCGAGAATCTTGCAAAACCAGCAAG ATAAAGCATGACATATTGTCAAGATTTATTGAACTAAGTGAAGATCCAGAAGGAAATTTAACTGACAAAAGTCTTAGAGATATTGTCCTGAATTTTGTGATTGCTGGCCGTGACACAACAGCTACGACTCTCACATGGGCCATATACATGATAATGACCAATGCCCGTGTAGCTGAAAAGCTTTACTCAGAACTTAAAGCTTTCGAAGAAGTACAAGCAAAGGAGGAGAGGATTTCATTACTACCATGTGACTTGGAAGACCCTGAATCCTTCAATCAAAGAGCAGTGCAATTTGCAGGTttgttgaattatgattcaCTGGGGAGATTGTATTATCTGCATGCAGTGATCACAGAGACACTACGTTTATATCCAGCAGTTCCCCAG GACCCCAAGGGCATCCTGGAGGATGATATCTTGCCCGATGGAACCAAAGTAAAAGCAGGAGGCATGGTTACTTATGTTCCCTACTCGATGGGTCGGATGGAGTATAATTGGGGCCCTGATGCAGCAGTATTCAGGCCTGAGAGATGGCTAAAAGAGGGTTGCTTCCAAAATGCATCTCCATTCAAGTTCACTGCATTTCAG GCAGGACCAAGAATATGCCTTGGAAAGGACTCTGCCTATCTCCAGATGAAGATGGCATTGGCCATTCTGTGCaggtttttcaaatttaatttggtgCCAAACCATCCAGTAAAGTATAGGATGATGACTATTCTATCAATGGAGAAAGGTTTAAAGCTCAAAATAGCCAGACAATCTTGTTGA
- the LOC105764503 gene encoding 2-hydroxy-palmitic acid dioxygenase MPO1, with amino-acid sequence MGNRIELFNLEKHFAFYGAYHSNPTNIVIHMLFVWPIFFTAVLLLDFTPSLFNLPHIDFSLFGVHVSLIFNFGFWFAFVYAVFYMCLDVKAGTLAALLCGVCWIVSSVLATRLGFSLAWKVVLAVQLFCWIGQFIGHGVFEKRAPALLDNLVQAFIMAPFFVLFEALQTFFGYEPYPGFHAIVQAKIETEINEWKEKKQNLLN; translated from the exons ATGGGAAATAGGATTGAATTATTTAATCTGGAAAAGCACTTTGCTTTTTATGGTGCATATCATAGCAACCCAACAAACATAGTAATTCACATGTTATTTGTTTGGCCAATCTTCTTCACTGCAGTTCTCCTTCTTGACTTCACTCCTTCTCTGTTTAATCTCCCTCATATTGATTTCTCTCTGTTTGGAGTCCATGTTTCGTTGATTTTCAACTTTGGGTTCTGGTTTGCTTTCGTCTACGCTGTGTTTTACATGTGTTTGGATGTCAAAGCTGGAACCTTGGCTGCCTTACTTTGCGGGGTTTGTTGGATTGTTAGCAGCGTTCTTGCAACTCGACTTGGCTTTTCTCTTGCTTGGAAG GTCGTTCTTGCGGTTCAACTTTTCTGCTGGATTGGACAGTTCATTGGCCATGGGGTCTTTGAG AAACGAGCACCAGCTTTATTGGATAACCTTGTTCAAGCCTTTATAATGGCTCCCTTCTTTGTGCTGTTTGAG GCTCTTCAAACCTTCTTTGGTTATGAACCGTACCCTGGGTTTCATGCAATTGTTCAAGCAAAGATCGAAACTGAAATCAATGAATGGAAAGAAAAGAAGCAGAATTTACTTAATTAG
- the LOC105764504 gene encoding casparian strip membrane protein 2, which yields MKGIAGESGETSNEATPVNSNINGVAILEFILRFLAAGGTLGSAMAMGTTEETVPLFPQSILLNAKYSDLPMFTFFVIANSVACAYLVFSLPLSFYHIIRRAAKHSRIVLVTFDTAMLGLVTAGASAATSIVYLAHKGNVNANWLSICQQLDSFCERTSGSLISSFASAFLLMLIIISSAIAISLS from the exons ATGAAGGGAATAGCAGGTGAATCTGGTGAAACATCCAACGAGGCAACCCCAGTAAACTCCAACATCAATGGGGTTGCTATACTAGAATTCATACTCAGATTCCTTGCTGCTGGAGGAACACTAGGGAGTGCTATGGCCATGGGTACTACTGAAGAAACTGTTCCATTATTCCCTCAGTCCATCCTTTTGAATGCCAAATATAGTGATCTTCCCATGTTCAC GTTTTTTGTGATTGCCAATTCAGTTGCCTGTGCGTATCTTGTGTTTTCTCTTCCGCTTTCTTTCTACCATATCATCAGGAGAGCAGCCAAACACAGTCGAATTGTCTTGGTCACGTTTGACACG gCAATGCTGGGATTGGTGACGGCTGGCGCATCAGCTGCCACATCCATTGTGTATTTAGCACACAAAGGGAATGTTAACGCGAATTGGTTATCAATATGCCAACAGTTGGATTCCTTCTGTGAGCGCACGTCTGGATCACTAATTAGCTCTTTCGCTTCAGCATTTCTTCTCATGCTCATTATCATTTCATCTGCCATTGCCATCTCTCTCTCATGA
- the LOC105764507 gene encoding cyclic dof factor 1 isoform X2 encodes MFLNLQEKNEEDDRGSRVPLSERKPSSLESSKNEEKSETNSQEKALKKPDKILPCPRCNSKETKFCYYNNYNVNQPRHFCKNCQRYWTDGGAMRNVPVGAGRRKTKSSSSSLHYHHVMISEAILGAQASAVNQASGDSCVFTFGSDSSVFSLPRLPPSTLYRPGFPASFYSSPTYRPSVVPVATLSSASINQCAPNTESSSPTPTWPALGKHSRDEKGKPSADSNISERRASSNSKALRIGDDTEETAKSSMLATLRIKTKNTNSGIFDGFQSKTSDDRNYRLTTFSMLRANPAALSRSLHFHENT; translated from the exons atgtttcttaatCTTCAA gaaaaaaatgaagaggatgacCGTGGTAGTAGAGTCCCTTTATCTGAAAGAAAACCTTCATCGCTTGAAAGCTCTAAGAACGAAGAAAAAAGTGAGACAAATTCACAAGAAAAGGCATTGAAGAAGCCTGATAAGATACTTCCATGTCCCCGATGTAATAGCAAAGAAACCAAGTTTTGCTACTATAACAATTACAACGTGAACCAGCCGCGGCATTTCTGCAAAAACTGTCAAAGATACTGGACCGACGGAGGAGCCATGAGAAACGTGCCGGTCGGTGCCGGTCGTCGCAAGACCAAGAGCTCTTCTTCCTCTTTGCATTACCATCATGTTATGATCTCCGAAGCTATCCTTGGAGCTCAAGCAAGTGCTGTTAATCAAGCAAGTGGTGATAGTTGTGTTTTCACATTTGGTTCGGATTCTTCAGTATTCAGTCTTCCTCGTTTGCCTCCGTCGACTCTCTACCGTCCTGGCTTTCCAGCATCCTTCTATTCATCACCAACATATCGCCCATCGGTTGTTCCAGTGGCCACCCTATCGTCAGCTTCCATCAACCAATGCGCTCCAAATACTGAAAGCTCAAGTCCAACTCCAACTTGGCCAGCTCTAGGAAAACATTCAAGGGACGAAAAGGGAAAGCCCTCAGCAGACAGTAATATATCAGAAAGAAGAGCTTCTTCCAATTCAAAAGCTTTGAGGATTGGTGATGATACTGAGGAGACTGCAAAAAGCTCTATGCTGGCGACACTTCGGATTAAAACCAAGAACACCAATTCAGGAATCTTCGATGGCTTCCAATCCAAAACCAGTGATGATAGAAATTACAGACTAACAACATTCTCAATGCTGCGAGCTAACCCTGCTGCCTTGTCTCGATCACTCCACTTCCACGAAAACACATga
- the LOC105764507 gene encoding cyclic dof factor 1 isoform X1 — MSELNDSSSIKLFGKMIPLLTFNQDETLVLDSSNGHLLSSSNSLGAVNSNHGLPLQAPIEDKEKNEEDDRGSRVPLSERKPSSLESSKNEEKSETNSQEKALKKPDKILPCPRCNSKETKFCYYNNYNVNQPRHFCKNCQRYWTDGGAMRNVPVGAGRRKTKSSSSSLHYHHVMISEAILGAQASAVNQASGDSCVFTFGSDSSVFSLPRLPPSTLYRPGFPASFYSSPTYRPSVVPVATLSSASINQCAPNTESSSPTPTWPALGKHSRDEKGKPSADSNISERRASSNSKALRIGDDTEETAKSSMLATLRIKTKNTNSGIFDGFQSKTSDDRNYRLTTFSMLRANPAALSRSLHFHENT; from the exons ATGTCTGAACTTAATGATTCTTCTTCTATAAAGCTGTTTGGCAAGATGATTCCATTACTGACATTCAACCAGGATGAAACTTTAGTCCTTGATTCTTCTAACGGACATCTTCTTTCTTCCTCTAATTCTTTAGGTGCTGTGAATTCTAATCACGGGCTTCCACTTCAGGCTCCCATCGAAGACAag gaaaaaaatgaagaggatgacCGTGGTAGTAGAGTCCCTTTATCTGAAAGAAAACCTTCATCGCTTGAAAGCTCTAAGAACGAAGAAAAAAGTGAGACAAATTCACAAGAAAAGGCATTGAAGAAGCCTGATAAGATACTTCCATGTCCCCGATGTAATAGCAAAGAAACCAAGTTTTGCTACTATAACAATTACAACGTGAACCAGCCGCGGCATTTCTGCAAAAACTGTCAAAGATACTGGACCGACGGAGGAGCCATGAGAAACGTGCCGGTCGGTGCCGGTCGTCGCAAGACCAAGAGCTCTTCTTCCTCTTTGCATTACCATCATGTTATGATCTCCGAAGCTATCCTTGGAGCTCAAGCAAGTGCTGTTAATCAAGCAAGTGGTGATAGTTGTGTTTTCACATTTGGTTCGGATTCTTCAGTATTCAGTCTTCCTCGTTTGCCTCCGTCGACTCTCTACCGTCCTGGCTTTCCAGCATCCTTCTATTCATCACCAACATATCGCCCATCGGTTGTTCCAGTGGCCACCCTATCGTCAGCTTCCATCAACCAATGCGCTCCAAATACTGAAAGCTCAAGTCCAACTCCAACTTGGCCAGCTCTAGGAAAACATTCAAGGGACGAAAAGGGAAAGCCCTCAGCAGACAGTAATATATCAGAAAGAAGAGCTTCTTCCAATTCAAAAGCTTTGAGGATTGGTGATGATACTGAGGAGACTGCAAAAAGCTCTATGCTGGCGACACTTCGGATTAAAACCAAGAACACCAATTCAGGAATCTTCGATGGCTTCCAATCCAAAACCAGTGATGATAGAAATTACAGACTAACAACATTCTCAATGCTGCGAGCTAACCCTGCTGCCTTGTCTCGATCACTCCACTTCCACGAAAACACATga
- the LOC105762224 gene encoding uncharacterized protein LOC105762224, giving the protein MLGVDLIREIEDKVRIIRDSLKAASDCQKSYTDLKRKDIEFVVGDRVFLKVSPWKNVLQFDRKGKLSPRSIYEIVERISPVAYRLALPSKLEKIHNVFYVSMLRQYRSDPSHVIPHSEIELQPDLTYSEEPVRILAREVKELQNK; this is encoded by the coding sequence ATGTTGGGAGTTGATTTGATCCGAGAAATTGAAGATAAAGTTCGAATTATTCGGGATAGCTTGAAAGCTGCATCTGATTGTCAGAAGTCGTATACGgatctaaaaagaaaagatatagaatttgTTGTTGGTGATCGGGTATTCTTAAAAGTCTCTCCGTGGAAGAATGTGTTACAGTTCGACAGGAAAGGAAAGCTGAGTCCGAGGTCTATTTATGAAATTGTTGAAAGAATCAGCCCTGTAGCTTATAGATTAGCGTTGCCCTCTAAACTCGAGAAAATCCATAATGTGTTTTATGTTTCAATGTTGAGACAGTACAGgtctgatccttcacatgtgattcctCATAGTGAGATTGAGCTTCAGCCAGATTTAACGTATTCGGAGGAACCAGTGAGAATTTTAGCTCGAGAAGTTAAAGAATTACAGAATAAATGA